From Amphiprion ocellaris isolate individual 3 ecotype Okinawa chromosome 10, ASM2253959v1, whole genome shotgun sequence, one genomic window encodes:
- the LOC129349921 gene encoding vesicle transport protein SFT2C-like: MMADLNRQLQEYLSQSKASQSGSNTTVDLGDPEPVPGSWFGRWSSPWTGSSSSQSSGGNSGFSWPWSAEPDPCLPGMSRRQRLVAFGVCVSFSVLCFGLSALYAPLLLLYARKFALLWSLGSLFAIAAAAVLRGPSRLAAGLPTSPGAAVYLCALGGTLYAALSLHSTALTALGAALQVAVIAGCLVSLLPGGSAGIRFMGGMAASAIKRTVTGKTMPI; the protein is encoded by the coding sequence ATGATGGCGGACTTGAACCGGCAGCTGCAGGAGTATCTGTCCCAGTCCAAGGCTTCCCAGTCCGGCTCCAACACCACGGTGGACCTGGGCGACCCGGAGCCGGTACCGGGGAGCTGGTTTGGCCGGTGGTCCAGTCCGTGGACCGGCAGTTCGTCCAGCCAGAGCTCGGGCGGAAACAGCGGCTTCTCCTGGCCGTGGTCGGCCGAGCCGGACCCCTGCCTGCCGGGCATGAGCCGGCGGCAGCGGCTGGTGGCCTTCGGTGTCTGCGTGTCGTTCTCCGTGCTGTGCTTCGGCCTGTCGGCGCTCTACGCCCCGCTACTGCTGCTCTACGCCCGCAAGTTCGCGCTGCTCTGGTCTCTCGGCTCGCTGTTCGCCATCGCGGCGGCGGCGGTGCTGCGGGGCCCCAGCAGGCTGGCCGCCGGCCTGCCCACCTCCCCCGGAGCCGCCGTGTATCTGTGCGCCCTCGGAGGGACCCTGTACGCGGCGCTGAGTCTCCACAGCACCGCGCTGACGGCGCTGGGCGCCGCCCTGCAGGTTGCGGTCATCGCCGGCTGCCTGGTGTCGCTCCTGCCGGGAGGGAGCGCCGGGATCCGCTTCATGGGCGGGATGGCGGCGTCCGCCATCAAGAGGACCGTCACCGGGAAAACCATGCCGATCTGA
- the si:ch1073-184j22.2 gene encoding dual specificity protein phosphatase 18 isoform X2, with protein sequence MYGVCVCVCVCVSLTAEEQQQMAVSQITPTLFLGGADAPLNAALMSQKGITLIVNATLSHACPAYPGVECVRVPVSDLPSARLGDHFDRVAERIHGNRAGSTLVHCAAGMSRSPALIMAYLMRFRGVTLRQAHHWVQDRRPAVRLNAGFWEQLLLYERRLYGKNTVRVEEEPPHKQPPRTPRSSMVQSSRLTAVPRSPLMSQSPLMSRSQLLTSENRRQSKSSHITV encoded by the exons ATgtacggtgtgtgtgtgtgtgtgtgtgtgtgtgtttcattgacagcagaagagcagcagcag ATGGCGGTGTCCCAGATCACGCCCACCCTGTTCCTGGGCGGGGCCGACGCCCCCCTGAACGCGGCTCTGATGTCACAGAAAGGCATCACGCTGATCGTCAACGCCACGCTGAGCCATGCCTGTCCCGCCTACCCGGGGGTGGAATGTGTCCGGGTCCCGGTGTCTGACCTGCCCAGCGCCCGCCTCGGCGACCACTTCGACCGCGTTGCCGAGCGCATCCACGGGAACCGAGCCGGCAGCACGCTGGTGCACTGCGCCGCCGGCATGAGCCGCTCCCCGGCGCTGATCATGGCCTACCTGATGCGCTTCAGGGGCGTGACGCTGCGGCAGGCGCACCACTGGGTGCAGGACCGCCGGCCCGCCGTCCGCCTCAACGCCGGCTTCTgggagcagctgctgctgtaCGAGAGGAGGCTGTATGGGAAGAACACCGTCAGGGTGGAGGAGGAGCCGCCCCACAAGCAGCCACCCAGGACGCCACGGAGCTCCATGGTCCAGAGCAGCCGGCTGACAGCGGTACCACGGTCCCCTCTAATGTCACAGTCCCCTCTGATGTCACGCTCTCAGCTGCTgacatcagaaaacagaagacaATCCAAATCCAGCCACATCACAGTCTGA
- the si:ch1073-184j22.2 gene encoding dual specificity protein phosphatase 18 isoform X1, with amino-acid sequence MYGVCVCVCVCVSLTAEEQQQQMAVSQITPTLFLGGADAPLNAALMSQKGITLIVNATLSHACPAYPGVECVRVPVSDLPSARLGDHFDRVAERIHGNRAGSTLVHCAAGMSRSPALIMAYLMRFRGVTLRQAHHWVQDRRPAVRLNAGFWEQLLLYERRLYGKNTVRVEEEPPHKQPPRTPRSSMVQSSRLTAVPRSPLMSQSPLMSRSQLLTSENRRQSKSSHITV; translated from the exons ATgtacggtgtgtgtgtgtgtgtgtgtgtgtgtgtttcattgacagcagaagagcagcagcag CAGATGGCGGTGTCCCAGATCACGCCCACCCTGTTCCTGGGCGGGGCCGACGCCCCCCTGAACGCGGCTCTGATGTCACAGAAAGGCATCACGCTGATCGTCAACGCCACGCTGAGCCATGCCTGTCCCGCCTACCCGGGGGTGGAATGTGTCCGGGTCCCGGTGTCTGACCTGCCCAGCGCCCGCCTCGGCGACCACTTCGACCGCGTTGCCGAGCGCATCCACGGGAACCGAGCCGGCAGCACGCTGGTGCACTGCGCCGCCGGCATGAGCCGCTCCCCGGCGCTGATCATGGCCTACCTGATGCGCTTCAGGGGCGTGACGCTGCGGCAGGCGCACCACTGGGTGCAGGACCGCCGGCCCGCCGTCCGCCTCAACGCCGGCTTCTgggagcagctgctgctgtaCGAGAGGAGGCTGTATGGGAAGAACACCGTCAGGGTGGAGGAGGAGCCGCCCCACAAGCAGCCACCCAGGACGCCACGGAGCTCCATGGTCCAGAGCAGCCGGCTGACAGCGGTACCACGGTCCCCTCTAATGTCACAGTCCCCTCTGATGTCACGCTCTCAGCTGCTgacatcagaaaacagaagacaATCCAAATCCAGCCACATCACAGTCTGA
- the si:ch1073-184j22.2 gene encoding dual specificity protein phosphatase 18 isoform X3: MAVSQITPTLFLGGADAPLNAALMSQKGITLIVNATLSHACPAYPGVECVRVPVSDLPSARLGDHFDRVAERIHGNRAGSTLVHCAAGMSRSPALIMAYLMRFRGVTLRQAHHWVQDRRPAVRLNAGFWEQLLLYERRLYGKNTVRVEEEPPHKQPPRTPRSSMVQSSRLTAVPRSPLMSQSPLMSRSQLLTSENRRQSKSSHITV, from the coding sequence ATGGCGGTGTCCCAGATCACGCCCACCCTGTTCCTGGGCGGGGCCGACGCCCCCCTGAACGCGGCTCTGATGTCACAGAAAGGCATCACGCTGATCGTCAACGCCACGCTGAGCCATGCCTGTCCCGCCTACCCGGGGGTGGAATGTGTCCGGGTCCCGGTGTCTGACCTGCCCAGCGCCCGCCTCGGCGACCACTTCGACCGCGTTGCCGAGCGCATCCACGGGAACCGAGCCGGCAGCACGCTGGTGCACTGCGCCGCCGGCATGAGCCGCTCCCCGGCGCTGATCATGGCCTACCTGATGCGCTTCAGGGGCGTGACGCTGCGGCAGGCGCACCACTGGGTGCAGGACCGCCGGCCCGCCGTCCGCCTCAACGCCGGCTTCTgggagcagctgctgctgtaCGAGAGGAGGCTGTATGGGAAGAACACCGTCAGGGTGGAGGAGGAGCCGCCCCACAAGCAGCCACCCAGGACGCCACGGAGCTCCATGGTCCAGAGCAGCCGGCTGACAGCGGTACCACGGTCCCCTCTAATGTCACAGTCCCCTCTGATGTCACGCTCTCAGCTGCTgacatcagaaaacagaagacaATCCAAATCCAGCCACATCACAGTCTGA